The following proteins are encoded in a genomic region of Paenibacillus sp. FSL H3-0469:
- a CDS encoding NAD(P)-dependent oxidoreductase has product MKVLIVGHFNETAQSKITGYFPQDWNVVIVPPGQDMLHHIEDCQVLIPEHIKVDSSLLASAKKLKLVQTGAGYDNVDIPACTQLGIWVANAAGVNAQAVAEHVMALMLAYYKNIPFLDHFMKTRMDEHQLEYTGSELEGKTIGIIGLGAIGKKVAAFCSAFDMNVLAYARKTVVQADGLMTMTDLDNLLSTSDIVSVHVPLTEQTKHLINQTALQKMKSSALFINTARGGIVNQTDLIDALKTGVISGACLDVYESEPLPLDSELRTLSNVVLTPHTAGMPDGRKFHKKRYDFFIKNIQRVQKGEEPESRLNQLV; this is encoded by the coding sequence ATGAAGGTTCTCATCGTTGGTCATTTTAACGAAACTGCACAATCAAAGATTACCGGGTATTTTCCGCAAGACTGGAACGTTGTCATTGTCCCGCCCGGACAAGATATGCTGCATCACATTGAAGATTGCCAGGTTCTCATTCCTGAGCATATCAAAGTAGACTCTAGCCTGCTCGCCAGTGCCAAAAAATTAAAATTGGTACAGACGGGTGCAGGCTACGATAATGTCGATATCCCTGCCTGTACACAGCTCGGCATTTGGGTGGCCAATGCGGCAGGAGTAAATGCACAGGCCGTGGCCGAGCACGTAATGGCCCTAATGCTGGCTTATTATAAAAACATACCGTTTCTTGATCATTTCATGAAAACCCGGATGGATGAACATCAGTTGGAGTACACAGGGAGTGAACTAGAGGGCAAAACCATTGGGATTATCGGGCTGGGTGCTATCGGAAAAAAAGTGGCTGCGTTTTGCAGCGCTTTTGATATGAATGTGCTGGCTTATGCGAGAAAGACCGTAGTACAGGCTGATGGTTTGATGACAATGACGGATCTCGATAATCTTCTAAGCACATCGGACATCGTCAGTGTACATGTACCCTTGACTGAGCAGACCAAGCACCTGATCAACCAGACGGCACTTCAGAAAATGAAGAGTAGCGCTCTGTTCATCAACACGGCCCGCGGCGGGATTGTTAACCAGACAGATTTGATAGATGCCTTAAAAACCGGGGTTATTTCCGGCGCCTGCCTGGATGTGTATGAATCTGAACCGCTTCCCCTAGACAGTGAGCTCCGCACTCTAAGTAATGTGGTCCTTACTCCCCATACCGCAGGAATGCCTGACGGCCGGAAATTTCACAAAAAAAGATATGATTTCTTCATTAAGAATATACAACGTGTACAAAAAGGGGAAGAACCTGAAAGCAGGCTAAATCAGTTAGTATAG
- a CDS encoding AAA family ATPase gives MIIWLNGTFGSGKTQTAAELHRRIPDSYVFDPENAGYYIRDNIPAEMAEDDFQKHYLWREFTYSMLKCIDSEYEGTIIVPMTLVDPDYFIEIVGRLRSEGRQVRHFTLFASPETLLDRLKSRGDGRDSWAALQMQRCLKGLKNKVFEHHVDTEYKSISQVAEVIIAMIETQD, from the coding sequence GTGATTATTTGGCTGAATGGAACCTTTGGTTCGGGAAAGACGCAGACGGCGGCTGAACTCCACCGGAGAATTCCAGATTCTTATGTATTCGATCCGGAGAATGCAGGCTATTACATCCGTGATAATATTCCTGCTGAAATGGCAGAGGATGATTTCCAGAAACACTATCTGTGGCGCGAGTTTACCTATTCGATGCTTAAATGTATTGACTCAGAGTATGAAGGAACGATTATTGTACCTATGACTCTAGTGGATCCGGATTATTTTATAGAGATAGTGGGTAGACTAAGAAGTGAGGGCCGGCAAGTTCGTCATTTTACGTTGTTTGCTTCACCTGAGACCCTGCTTGACAGACTTAAGAGCCGTGGAGATGGCAGAGACTCCTGGGCTGCTCTACAGATGCAGAGATGTCTTAAAGGGCTTAAGAACAAGGTCTTCGAACATCATGTGGATACGGAGTATAAGTCGATTTCACAGGTTGCTGAGGTTATTATAGCTATGATAGAAACACAGGATTAG